From Camelina sativa cultivar DH55 chromosome 7, Cs, whole genome shotgun sequence, one genomic window encodes:
- the LOC104699782 gene encoding uncharacterized protein LOC104699782 translates to MKWEKFRETGTGTTDTTMPTPPVSSEATTASKEIDPNSVLMVADFFKAIAPDSSVNDFTESDFFSILFQSNTKALSISRGRVSCSVIVTPSLSNFFNGLHGGAVASIAERVAMACVKTVVSKDKHLFLGELSTSYLSSAPISSELVVEASVVRTGRNLSVVTVEFKIKETMKVTYLSRATLYHSPISKL, encoded by the exons atgaagtggGAAAAATTCCGAGAAACTGGGACCGGAACCACCGACACGACGATGCCGACTCCTCCGGTGTCATCGGAGGCGACGACGGCATCCAAAGAGATCGATCCAAATAGTGTATTGATGGTTGCTGATTTCTTCAAAGCAATCGCCCCTGACTCATCTGTCAACGATTTCACCGAATCCGACTTTTTCTCAATCTTATTTCAAAGCAACACCAAAGCTCTCTCCATCTCACGCGGCCGTGTCTCTTGCTCCGTCATTGTCACACCTTCCTTATCC AATTTCTTTAATGGGTTACATGGAGGAGCAGTGGCATCAATTGCAGAGAGAGTAGCTATGGCTTGTGTGAAAACTGTTGTCTCTAAAGATAAACATCTCTTCCTTGGTGAATTGAGTACGTCTTATCTCTCTTCTGCTCCTATCTCG TCTGAATTGGTTGTGGAGGCATCGGTGGTGAGGACTGGGAGGAATCTGTCGGTGGTGACTGTTGAGTTCAAGATCAAGGAGACCATGAAAGTCACTTATCTATCTCGTGCTACTTTATACCATTCTCCCATCTCTAAGCTTTAA